The Anomaloglossus baeobatrachus isolate aAnoBae1 chromosome 5, aAnoBae1.hap1, whole genome shotgun sequence genome includes the window CTCATTTTGGCCACGTCAGTGCGCCTCAGAAGCGGGGTGCACCGCGTATGACTGGAAATTGAGAAGACTGCTCATGTACACGTTTTCTGAACGTCTGGTCATGTACAGTGCGCCTAATGAAGCCGAGAAGTGTACACCCTGCTTCAAAGGCACACTGACAAGGCTGAAATGAGCCGCGCACATACACAAGATTTCCAGGTGCTGGCAGTGACAGGGTTAGAGGGCTTAGGGGACCTGGCAAGTTCGCTTTAAAAGAGAAgcggtcaccagatttttgcttccccatctgagagcaacataatttagatacagagaccctgattccagcgatgtgtcacttactgagctgtttgctgtcattttgataaaatcagtgttttctctgctgcagatctagcagttaaaaGGAGCTCATGATTATGCtggactagctgcagcaggacatgtagtcctctaatgatgatataatcactgtttaatcagcagtagattatcaaaactacactaagcagccagtGACATCCCTGAAATCAAGATCTCTGCCCCtgcaatatgctgctctcagattcagtggcaaaaacctggtgacagattccctttagtgcaTCTCTGTAGGGGAAATTGTTAAAAGGCATTTCATCCAATGGACCAATACTTCGCACCAGTGATGGGCAAGTAGACTGAAACAATGTCTATAACAGAGGCTACAGATTTGGGTGAAAACCCTTATGTGTAAAGCTCAAAAAAGGGACAGACACTGGACTTAGAGTTTAGCCACCTCCAATAGTTATTTCCTTCTGGAGGACCGCTCATTTAGATATATATACACTTCACCTTTGTGTTTATGTAAAATTACTGCAGTACAGATGCATCTCTATAGACCCATGGCGACCAGAAaacctccattctttacactgctggcggaagcgttcagagaacaAGGTACATTAGATCAGGAATATATCATGACTAATACTTAGGTTCCCCACAATTTAGCGGCTGATGGGCATTACAAGCAAGTGATTATGCATCTGTTTTTTTATGGTTGAGAAACCAGAAATGTGCCCATCTTCAGAATGACTTTCTACTGGCTGGCTAACAATTGCTTTATTATAAGGTTAATGAGTATTGTGACACTAGAAATTCACAAAAAAACCAACAGCATAAAATGAACATCACAGCTGACTGTCAAAAGCATCTACTTGCTGATGGTTACCAGTGAAAATCAAAGttaaaagggaacatgtcaggtctgATATgtgcccagaaccacaagcagttctgggtgtatattgctaatccctgcctaactgtccctgtatacactagcatagataaagggatctttagaaacagtatttctaaatatccctttatctatgctagtgtatagagggacagttaggcagggattagcaatatacacccagaactgctcatggttctgagtgcatatcggacctgacaggttccctttaaagggaacctgtcagcagaaattttgcactaaacctaaaagattccccctccgcagctcctgggctgcattctagcaatgttcctgttgttcttgtgccccctcttagaccaaaataaagactttataaagtggtatctttttgtatgcagatactgtaaatgggaCATGGggccgggctgcctggtgtccgttattctgcctcctgccgctttaggccgcccccatcgctcatttctatagctgtggacgccgcccagtgctccagaggtccccgcgcatgcccagtgcctatctctcgtggatgagcactgtgcccaatgTCACCGCTGGAGACGTgttgcgcaggctttagattatgggtggcgctgtgattttcctcagcaagtaaccgcccataattgcgtgcctgcgctttcccctctgcctccaccgttctgcgcaagcgcgggcctgctgaccccatgttacctctttcccatcttgccctgaggcaggaaatagatgggagaagCGCGGAGCAGGACAttgtttgtttttacatgtttttttactgtgtacgtcggTAAGCttctctccgcgtctcctcctgattGGTGGTGTCCTGCtctgcgctcctcccatctatttcctgcctcagggcaagatgggaaagaggtaacctggggtcagcaggcccgcgcttgcgcagaacagtggaggcagaggggaaagcgcgggcacgcgattatgggcggttacttggtaatgaaaatcaaagcgccgcccataatctaaagcctgcgcacacgtcaccagcggtgacactgggcacagtgctcatccacgagagataggcactgggcatgcgcggggacctctggagcactgggcggcgtccacagctatggaaatgagcgatggggggggggcggcctaaagcggcaggaggcagaataacagacaccagagagcccacccccgtgtcccatttacagtatctgcatacaaaaaggtaccactttataaagtctttatttaggtcagaaagggggcacaagaacaggaacattgctagaatgcagcccaggagctgcagagggggaatcttatgtttagtgcaaaatttttgctgacaggttccctttaaaggaaaactAAAAGATTTTTGGTCTGCATCCATCCATCATGTCCTAGCACTGCTCAAGTCTGCGGCCGTCATGTGAAGGAGACCATGCGCCTGATACAGAACCAGCAAATTCTGATGGACAGAGCGGAATTTAATTTGCAGAAATTTTTACAATAAATCTGCTGGATGTAAACTTACCCTCAGGTCAGTAGCTGCCAGTGTTCACGTGGATGAGACATGCTTGGTTGTGAATAGTCCAGGAATTGTGCACATTGACAACAAATAATTCTTTCGTGACCCCGAGGCTGAAACCGCTTCCCTACAGATACACTGCAACTAACAATGTGATACTAGTGGGTCttcaagggtttttttttttttttactcaatcaCAATATTGGTGGTGTATCTTCAGGATAGGACATCTGTGTCAGGTCGGTGGGGGTAGACTGCACACCGGCCGGTCAGATGTGTGATGGGGCTGCGGTCTCTTATCTGTACACCTAGCCACGGCTGTGCCAGATGCCGTACCTGTCACATCAATACTCTGCATCACTGGAAATACAGAGCAGTGTACAGATTAGAGGATACTGCCTTTTACACATCTGCTTGGCCGATGCACTGAGAGTCGGATATTGAGGTCCAATACGGTAATCCATTTTATGGAGTATTCAGATTATTATGGAAGTAAAATCTTCATCTTTTGCTATCATTTTTGTTTACATTCCCTACAGATTAGGATTTACAAAATCAGACTCAGATTGTCCATGACTTGGGTTACCAATATTAGATCAGTGGGGGTGTTACTGAAGTGAAAGGGAACAAGCTGCAGTACTAGAGAACGGCCACTAGGCAGTGTATGGAGCAGTATCCACATCCGGTGGAAAGGGACCTGGTGATGGCCGATTGTTGGGGGGGTCCGACAATCTGATACTGGTGGcctattctaaaggccccgtcacacacagataaatctttggcagatgtgtggttgcagtgaaatcatggacatattgttccatttgtacacagccacaaacctggcactgattgtccacaatttcactgcaaccacagatctgccgcagatttatctctgtgtaaagtggccttaaggctaggcGTCTTATATCCAAGTTCTGGGTAACATTATAGACTTTCCTGACCTAGTCCAGCTCACTAAGTGTCAGGTTTCATCACACATCTAcacagctttattttttttctagttTCTAAAACAATATTACCTTTCACTGACAGTAAACCACGTTTCATGAAAAAATTATTGCAACTTTGTGCTTTAGTTTTGATCCAGAATTTACTTTTACACATAATCTGAACACAATGGACAATGGCGGGGATATTAGCGCTCCTGACATTTCTGCCAGTTTAGTACCTCTAAGATGTAAACATTGGCGCCACACCTGCTTTATAACTGGTGACTAATGATGAAAGAGTTCCGAAATACTgggattcgcgatactcgtaatgagtgctgtctaatactcgcgtatacattccgaatagtgtgtgcaatgcaagtcaatggggaaaaactggcaaagtaacccgaatgccacactattcgctacttgcatgaatagtacggcattcgggttactcgttactttgcgagtttttccccattgtttTGCATTGCACACTTTtcagaatgaatacacgagtattagacagtacccgttaagagtatttcgaaactcgctcatcattactggTGACTTCTCCCTCATTATCCTTAAAAAGTGGGTGTTGTTTAATGTTGGGGGCGTGGCAATGTTAAAAGCCAGAAAATGGGATAAAATGCAGGTCCTATCCACAACAGCATAGATTTTAATTTTTTTGCTCCATGAAATCCCCAGAAGCTGCAAAGTTATCTTGTTGCACGTAAGGGAGCACATGTAATAATGAATCAGCCCCTATAATAGTCTATAAGCACAGTCTTCTGTGCTCCAGAACCATTCAGCCTTCTTGAATATGATGTAGCAATCTAAAATCTACCATATTTACGGGGCTTCACTGCCAAGTGTCGGCAGTGCTGAGGTTTAAGGCTCTCTCTTAAGGGGTTATCCAGAGTCTTTCACGTCCAGATTAGGCGGTGCTGCAATGTGGTATCGATGGCCGCCTGCCACATATCAGCAGGATTTATGCCTCTGTCCTTTAATAGGATGCTAACATGAGACCACCTCGTCGCTCGCGATGCAGAAGTGAGGCacactggataacccctttaattttttaCTCATAAATCCATAGTGATAGCTTAAGTGGAAAGTATCTTCCTCTCCTTCCTGCAGACTGTGGTTTCCACATCACTGTCTACATGTAAATTCTTAAAACCACAGTTctataaaaacacatggctgctgTAATAAAAGAGGGAGATGCAAATCTGCAGAGAATCTGAAACTGCCTGTGGTGCTATGGGAAGACAGGGCCATGGTAAGTGCCACTAAAGGGCAAAGCACACGCCAGCCGGGTAGAGCGCGCCCGCTCCCGGCATGCTCCATGATGCATTACCAGCAACCAAATGGATCAGAGATCAGCAGCACTAATACTCAGCTGCCTAAGGAGGGACGAGCACCATCATGCAACAAGGGGGGGGATTCACCGATCAGAGGTCAAGATTCCCATCTTAGAATATAGTCAGTGTAATCTCATCCTCAGCAAGTCCCAAAGCCAACATGCAGGCACTCCGGCCGTGGTCAAAAATACAACTCTCCTTCAGCATACGCCTACATTCACAGAAATATATTGTAGTCTGTGTATGAACCacaggtctcctgacctgaactatcAACCCCAGATGTCTATGGAGGCTGTTAGGGTCAGGAGACTCGCCATCAGTCTGTACATGGCCCGAATATGCCCTGATAATCGTAGCCTTAGCTGCTGCTTCTCCATCTTGACATGTCTGAAATAGGGACCCACTGTCTACCTATTCCGGGGAGCAATGGAGGGGTGGCGCTGAAGTCGTCCATGAGTCCCCAATATCTGAAGATCAAAGGGAAGAGCAGTCACACCCCATCAAATAACACGTATAACATTCATTTTACAAACACACAAGCCAGTAAGCGACATCCTACCCAAAACTGTTCCTCTATGGAAGCGAAAACAATgtttattctagaatttacattacAGAGAAGAGTACACTTCAGCCGACTTTCACGGGAATATTACCTTCAGACAAAGCTGCTCCCAATAGAGAATGGATTGGTCAGGTCTGATCTCTACAGGGAGTCCTGTATGTACCATACATATAACAGACCCCCAAGCGGATTAGATGACAGTCGAACATGAGGGGGTCAGAAGAGATTGCAGTCTGCCAAGAGCGTTGGCTAGATTTGTCACGTCTATGGCCAGATTAGGATCAGACATTACTAATCAATCAGGATGCAACTACAACGGCCGCTCAATCTGCAGCAGCCATCACACCCCCAGGGGAGGTGGATTTGAACAGAATGTCTCACTTATTCTTCCACTATTGTAGTCTTGTATttcataaacttttttttttatttaatagacAGAGCCCCCTAAATGTATGCAGTGGTCTGTTCCAATGCTTGCTGTGGAACCAACCACTGCCCCAATATGGGGGGTGTTAGATCTCCTTTTACACAGAATGGTAAGAAGGGACAGGGAACATCCCGACACTTCTGCCCATGAAATAGAAGTCATGCATTTTCATTTTGTAAAATACATTCACCATTTGAAGGCAGAactttgcttgctgtcagtgagtgaaaACCTTGCGTTTCCCGTCCCTATGCGATCTCACTGGTTTCCATAGAGTGCTCCGATACACTGTGACAAGCCCTGCAGCTGTGAGAGTTAGATGTGATcaggataggaaaaaaaaaaatgctgtagatGCCCATTTTCATTCAGTGACAGCTGGCAGAGCTCTTGAATATGAGAAGTGACCTTATAATATAAATGCCCAGAATGCCCCTCCTCCCCCGCCCACCCTTCATAGTCAACTGACATTCACACGACTACCAGAATCAGACAGTGAGAAGGGTTAACAAGTCTGGTGGATTACCTTGCGCACgacctcttcctcctcctggcGCTTCTCATAATGAGAAAAGTCATCAAAGATGGAGGTCGTGTGCTTGTAAGTGGCAATGATTTTAAGCACTAGTTTTGCTTTTTCTAAGGGCACCTCCTGCGTGTCTCGCGAGTTTGTGACCGGTTTATTATCGTTGTTCTCCAGACGGATGTGCctcagctggttgttggggacgtcctTGACAAAGAGCCACTTGACGTCAAACTTGCCCTTCCACTTGTCCTGTGACCAGACACCAGCGCTGGTGCCGTAATCGACAGGTGACCGCATCTCGGCCACGCCGCAGAAGTGTCCACTGCCGTTGACGCTGAAGAGCAAGTAGACGGGGCCTTTGCCGTTCATGGAGCGGAAAGCGCTGTCCAGACGCTTATTGCCGTGCTCCGTGCTACACCAGATAGAGTACTTGATGGAGCGGTGAATATCGTCCTCGGAGTAACTCTTGATGATAAACACACGTCCGTTTTTCAGGTTCCAGTCGAAGTCCTTGGGGTTGTAGCTGTGAGAGGCTTTAAGCTTCTCCAACACTGGATGGGAATCACTACCAGGGACAGCGTGAGGCTGAGGCCCACCCAAAGGATTACCGTCAGGGCCCCCACCTTGCCCATAGGCAGCGTTCCTGTTACGGGGGGCTACCCAGCGGTTCTgtggggcctgctgctgctgtggtggCGCTGGGGGATTTTGGTAAGGGGCCTGGGACAAAGGTGGGGGTTGAGCCGGGATGGGTTGCAGCAGCTGCTGTTGGGGTTGGGGCTGAGGGATGGACTGAGGCGATGGGATCTGCGGAGGCATTGGGGGCTTAGTGACCGGACCCTTATTGTCCCAGGTGCCAATATCCATGTTATGTTtgatgggtggtgggggcagtgccCCACCAATGATAGTCACAGGTTTAGTTTTTGTCTTAGGCTGTGGTTTGGCAGGTTTGCTGGCTATGGCTGCCCATGAGGTGGGTTTAGAAGGTGGCATACTTATACTGTTGCCACCATTGCCAGACAGAGCACTTGGCATTCCTACGCTGTTCACCACAGAGCCCACCGTCTTCACTGCTGATGCAGTCACGTTGCTGCCTATCTTTAGCCCCACCATGCCCTGTTCAATGCTGTTCATGCCCGGTGCTTTATTAAGAGTCTCATTATGAAACCCGGTCTGTCCATCCACAATCGTCCCGCCCAAAGAGCTGGGAGGGTAGCTGTAGCTGCCCCCATAGGCAGAGTTCTGAGTCTGCTGACCCTGAGAGCCGCTGGTGCCCCAAGCGGAAAATGCAGGGTTTTCAGGGAAAAAGTTGAAGCGATGTTGGTAGATGTTATTTCCCAGACCCCCTGGCTGTCCAAACACTGCATCATGCATGAAGTGATGGTCTCCATTGCTGAGCTGTCCATATGGGGTAAGATATGGGATGGGGGGGTCCCCACCTGTTGACCACGGCGCTTCACTCAGCGAGTACGGGAAGATTGATGGCGGATAATAGCTGGAGAGGTACGGGTCTGTCATGGATGGGTAGCTGTTACTCTGTTAGCAGAAGAAAGTAGAGAGTTAGAACCCAAATAATCAGTCAAAGAAAGAGCAAAAATCTAAAGCCCTATCAAATTAATTTCCAGGAAAACAAATTGTTGCCTATCCTTATGAGCCGCAGCGGGAACCGTGATGATGACCGCGCTATATAAGTAATGCGTAATAAATAAATATCCTTATGTTCAGGAATCTCATCTCGTGAGAGGTTACAATATATGTCTCTTGCTCTGGAGGACCTGTCAGGTCTTGCATTACACAAAAAAAACCCACTGATGAGATGATCAGCCTATTATCAATAGGGCCACttgaaagggaacatgtcaccagatttgtgcCTTATAAGCAACCGCCACCACCAGTACACCCCATATATACAGAATTCTGTCCAGTCCGATAGGCGTCCCTGGTCTCGGTCTGGTGCTTCCTCTCTTCTTGCAATCGCCATCCTCCTCGGTTCGTGAGGGCGACATGTCTTATGTCATCCAAACAGTGTCCTCCAGTGCGGtcatctctctgccctgctgagggcagctcaaagtactgtaatgcacaggtgggGGAAAGATCAAAGgatgcccacgcatgcgcactacaatactttcatcttccCTCAGCAAGGCAGAAACGTGcgtatgtgcaggagcgcaatggtggacactgtgtggatgacgtaagacgtGTCATAcacagagcagggaaggaggatggtgattacaagaaaagaggaggagccggactcccccgcaggtgagtataataaaaggtgggGGGTTTTTatgttatgttatacagagtggcctgggctttatatacagaattccacaatgctgtatataagggcttactggtggtggctggcaacagattccctttaagtaggaaTTGTGGAAAGCAGAGAGCACCCTTATCTGAAACTCAATAACGTATTTGCGTGCTGTCAGTGAATGCGATTTGTGTTTGAATAAAAATCGGGATGTAACAAAATGACTGACAGCAGGAAAACATCATGAAATCAACATGGAatcaaagggtttgtccactagtaGGATAACAATcccattccccatgtttgcccccaaAATATAAACACTTATACTCCCCTCCTGTGCTGGCGCGGTAGCAGCAGTGTCGACGCTTGCGTTCCCGGGCTCATGCGAGGTTGATGTCACGCGAACCTCGAGCCAATCAGCGCCGGCGTCTGTATTCACATgtataagtaattaacaggaagagcTGCAGCTGCTGCTCACCTCTTGTTGACTGCTAATACTTcagaaggcggggagagagaagccggcgctgactgggCTCGATGTTCACATAacatcacaacctcacgtgagccctggGTGTATgcgtttttattttaatggggccaaacaacGGCAATGAAAAGCCGctgtcctaatagtggacaacccctttaatagagtTCAGCAAAAAGTTGCAGACTTTTCAATAAGAGTTTTCCTTAGTTTATCTGTAAACCACCCACATGATGTATCTATACTGGCAATGTATCCTTCCTTCATAAATTCAGTAAAGCAGAAAGTCTCGGGACTATGAACAAACCCCCACAAGGGGACATCCCATAGACGGCAGTTCTCTATAGGTTTAATAAAGTGGAGGGGGATTTGTGATGACCGCACTCACCTGATTGGACTGCCCCGACAGGTACTGCTCAAAGTCGTTGTCATGGACGTTGTCTTTCTGGTGCAAGGATCCATTTTGAACTGAAATAAGATCATTGTTTGAGCATCCAAGTGAAAAAATGTAGTTCGCAAACTAACATGACATGAGAGGGGGCTTACAGAGTCTAAACAGAGGCTGAGGGGGGCTCATACTGCACCCGGCTATGTGAATGGACCCAAATCTAATTTTAAATtaatgattaataataaaaaagcaTCCCTCCGCGGCTCCTGACACTGCTCTACACCGTGTGCGGAGCGGTGGTGGCCGGTTCTGGACCCCCATCGATCTCATATTGACCTAGCCATATAAGCTTATATGACCCCCTTTAACAATGCTCTAGTAGGTGTTACCCCCCCCCCATCTTTACAGAAACCCATTGCAGGAATCCCAGTGATCAGCAACATTATCACCGATCTTGTAAATGGGTAGTAAGCCGTTATAAAGGCACAACTCTAGGAATGGGACCCTCAACAGCGAGGAGGGGCGCAGGATTATAATATTCCTATATGAGCCTatttgtgtgaatgcagccttcagCTTGTAGCTGTAGTAACTCCCAGACATTGGCTTTATAGTCTATGTATAGATGGGGTGATGGAGGGTAATAATTACCTTTACTGTCCTGTCCTTTTGGTCTCTGGCGTATTCCacatgaaaaaaagaagaaaaaaaaaataaggtaaATTAGATCCATATTTCTAGACATGCTGTATAACACTGCGATGCTTGTCATCTCATCAAATGTGGGAAGGGGATAAAAAGCCTGGATGAATGAAAGCTGGAGCAGCTGCCCATATTAGCGGGAGCCTGACAGCCGATACATGCTGCCCGATCCATGGCCATCATCAGACACGTGATGAATGATTTTAGCCATACTTTGAAAGCTGCCGGTGACCAACTGAAAAGATGGGTCCACAGGGGCTTCTCCCCGCTCGCTGCTGGTgcctgacaggtctctccctaagaATGCATGCAGGGGAAGATCTGTCACTCCAAGGTAGTAGGCGAGGAGAAAATCAGAGACCAGTTTGTGTGACAAGTCTCCCATGTGACTTGGTCCCTGGCGGCTTTTAAGAGAACCAACAAGCAGGATCTTCCAATATaacagtaaagccagtgctatactggtgctaggatgctgaatgtatccataccttttgttctgagattagatgctttatttcagaaatatgtgcaagtaaagttccagcaatgcactatttgattgacaggtgcaaaaggaagggaatatgtgggtcgggtcttgccatCTATTACCGCCCGTCAACCTGCGTCGGAATTAACATCTATGACGGCAAAAGGGGAagagggtgggaatagatagcaagacacgACCCTAGTATTaatttcctgttgcacctgtcaaacagcagtgcattgctggaactttactttcacatatttctgaaataaaatatccaatctctgaacaaaaggtacggatacattcagcatcctagcaccagtataacactggctttattttactgaaaatcctgatggtgggttccttttaaatggaatctgtcagcagttttttgtctacctcatctgagagcagcaagatgtaggcaaagagatcccaaATCCAATGATTACTGGCTGGTgccgttgtgacacaatcagaatttttatatTTAGCAATGTATTAGAGCTTAGAGCGCTGTCCCGCCCATACCAGGCTCCCAACAAGGCTTGTACATTGACAGCGAGGTGTTAGGGGAGGGGACGAGCGCTAAACTATAGCATGACTTTTTAGTCCGACCACAATAAGGGTCttcctgcttaaacaaacatagcaaataacctacagaccctgaattctatgttttaacccttgcagcatgctgtcttcagcttacatagcgaaaacctgctgacagattccctttaaaagtgagGTTTTTCTCTAAAACGCAACATTGTTTCAGGGTCAAACATACCTAGCTGAAATTGTTAAGAGTGTCTGATACCTGCTGCCAAGGATCGGGCAGTATGTGTCAGTGGTCAGGttgcctttaaaaggaatctgtcaccaggatttccccCCAATCTAATTATATGCGCATGTAGCTCttttaaagacaagtccagcaatacctgtaCATGGCCAGTCTgctcctctgttactgagaaatcagtgtttgaattgatatgtgCATGAGGCTGAAGATCTATGGtatatctgaagcctccgtcacttcaGCTCTATCCCTGCCCAGTGCTGCCGCCACATTGTTGACTGACAGCCTCTTTGTTGTGTGCTGTAAGTCAAGAAGGAATAGGTGTTATTGGCCAGTCTGCTCCTGTTACCGCCCATGtacaggtattgctggacttgtctttgaaagagctacatgtgcatagtttgtgtgtgtgtgtgtgggggggggggtgaaatcCTGCTAATAAGATTCCCTTTAACCAATTAGGTTGCTGATCCCATTTTTATGAAAAAGGCTTCTGACAAATGAGATCTGGGATGTGATTGGATCATACGgccacttttcttccccttggtgcgCTCACAGATAAAAACCTCCTGTAATCCTATCAGAGTATATagactaaggctgggttcacacatagcgacagcgataacgacgtcgctgttacgtcaccattttttgtgacgtagcagcgaccttgtaagtcgctgttatgatcgctgcttagctgtcaaacacagcgacgcagcagcgatcataacgtcgctacatgtgcagggagcagggagccgcgcacactgcttagcgctggctccctgctctcctagctacagcacacatcgggttaattaacctgatgtgtactgcagctacatgtgcagagagcagcgcacactgcttagcactggctccctgctctcctagctacagcacacatcgggttaattaaaccgatgtgtactgcagctacatgtgcagagagcaggagccggcactggcagcgtgagagcgacggaggctggtaacgaaggtaaatatcgggtaaccaccttggttacccgatgtttaccctggttacagcttaccgcagctgccagatgccagctccttgctcgcttcatttcgtcactctctcgctgtcacacagcgatgtgtgtgtcacagcggaagagcaacaataaaaaaaacgaactagggctgtgtgtaacgagcagcaatctcacagcaagggccaggtcactgctcagtgtcacacacagcgagatcgctaatgagggtactgttgcgtcaccaaaaccgtgacgtagcagcgattttggtagcgatctcgctatgtgtgaagcacccctaaaggcccagtcacactaaagaacttaccagcgatcccaacaacgatacaacccgatagggatcgctggt containing:
- the YTHDF1 gene encoding YTH domain-containing family protein 1, whose translation is MMSATSVDPQRPKGQDSKVQNGSLHQKDNVHDNDFEQYLSGQSNQSNSYPSMTDPYLSSYYPPSIFPYSLSEAPWSTGGDPPIPYLTPYGQLSNGDHHFMHDAVFGQPGGLGNNIYQHRFNFFPENPAFSAWGTSGSQGQQTQNSAYGGSYSYPPSSLGGTIVDGQTGFHNETLNKAPGMNSIEQGMVGLKIGSNVTASAVKTVGSVVNSVGMPSALSGNGGNSISMPPSKPTSWAAIASKPAKPQPKTKTKPVTIIGGALPPPPIKHNMDIGTWDNKGPVTKPPMPPQIPSPQSIPQPQPQQQLLQPIPAQPPPLSQAPYQNPPAPPQQQQAPQNRWVAPRNRNAAYGQGGGPDGNPLGGPQPHAVPGSDSHPVLEKLKASHSYNPKDFDWNLKNGRVFIIKSYSEDDIHRSIKYSIWCSTEHGNKRLDSAFRSMNGKGPVYLLFSVNGSGHFCGVAEMRSPVDYGTSAGVWSQDKWKGKFDVKWLFVKDVPNNQLRHIRLENNDNKPVTNSRDTQEVPLEKAKLVLKIIATYKHTTSIFDDFSHYEKRQEEEEVVRKNGSGIRERNC